From the genome of Phalacrocorax aristotelis chromosome 15, bGulAri2.1, whole genome shotgun sequence, one region includes:
- the HIC2 gene encoding hypermethylated in cancer 2 protein: MELPNHAKQLLLQLNQQRAKGFLCDVIIVVENALFRAHKNILAASSMYFKSLVLHDNLINLDTDMVNPTVFRQILDFIYTGKLLTTDQPGEQNFNALLTAASYLQLHDLAALCRKKLKRNGKSFAGKAGGLGVGRSARSQRLSTASVIQARYSGSNEGLKGSHSKELSKGKLSDDEVFISSSNQENCHSLSRGASKNGGGGSSANGSTGDQELGLDLSKKSPSLPVAASHDDTQHSESQHGSPQSASAPAANSASSFDESGVGAPHSMADSSDPMEMDLSEECHHSLSESSQRKGLRHSSRKKEWIKKDNAFDRKEGGKDRDEGEVLPNGILLGTLSKSVERSLAGAYGTDLPYPCKEEVENGKENSDDSGQSESESGGHTSANYVYRQEGFEPVAYGDNLYVCIPCGKGFPSSEQLNAHVETHTEEDLYIKEEGTYGGKDEAEDLSNPNQSYAAESRPFKCSVCEKSYKDPATLRQHEKTHWLTRPFPCNICGKMFTQRGTMTRHMRSHLGLKPFACEECGMRFTRQYRLTEHMRVHSGEKPYECQLCGGKFTQQRNLISHLRMHTSPT, encoded by the coding sequence ATGGAACTGCCAAATCATGCCAAACAACTGctactgcagctgaaccagcaACGAGCCAAAGGTTTCCTCTGTGATGTGATCATTGTGGTAGAAAATGCCCTGTTTCGTGCCCATAAGAATAtcctggcagccagcagcatgTATTTCAAATCCCTCGTCCTGCATGACAACCTGATTAACTTAGACACGGACATGGTGAACCCCACCGTGTTCCGGCAGATCTTGGACTTTATTTATACTGGTAAGCTCTTAACGACTGACCAGCCCGGTGAACAGAACTTTAATGCTCTCCTCACCGCAGCAAGCTACCTCCAACTGCACGAcctggcagctctctgcagaaAGAAGCTGAAGCGGAACGGCAAGTCCTTTGCTGGCAAGGCCGGCGGCCTTGGTGTTGGGAGATCTGCCAGGAGTCAGAGACTTTCCACTGCTTCGGTCATCCAAGCTCGCTATTCAGGGTCAAATGAGGGGTTGAAGGGCTCGCACTCAAAGGAGCTGTCAAAGGGAAAGCTCTCCGATGACGAGGTCTTCATCAGCAGCTCCAACCAAGAGAACTGTCACTCCTTAAGCAGGGGAGCCAGTAAGAACGGCGGTGGGGGCAGCAGCGcgaatgggagcactggggatCAGGAGCTAGGCCTTGACCTGTCCAAAAAAAGCCCGTCGCTCCCTGTTGCAGCTTCCCACGATGACACGCAGCACAGCGAAAGCCAGCATGGCTCTCCCCAATCTGCCTCAGCCCCCGCAGCCAACAGTGCCTCATCATTTGACGAGTCTGGAGTCGGAGCCCCTCACAGCATGGCGGACAGCAGTGACCCCATGGAGATGGATCTGAGCGAAGAGTGCCACCACTCTTTGTCGGAGAGCAGCCAGCGCAAGGGCCTCCGGCACTCGTCCCGCAAGAAGGAGTGGATCAAGAAAGACAACGCCTTTGACCGAAAGGAGGGGGGCAAAGACAGGGATGAGGGCGAAGTGCTGCCCAACGGTATCCTGCTGGGGACCTTGTCCAAGTCCGTGGAGCGGAGTCTGGCCGGGGCCTATGGCACAGACCTACCCTACCCGTGTAAGGAGGAGGTGGAAAATGGTAAGGAGAACAGCGATGACAGCGGCCAGAGTGAGAGCGAGAGCGGCGGGCATACTAGTGCCAACTACGTCTACCGGCAGGAGGGGTTTGAGCCAGTGGCCTATGGTGACAACCTGTATGTCTGTATCCCCTGTGGCAAAGGCTTCCCCAGCTCCGAGCAGCTCAACGCCCATGTGGAGACACACACCGAGGAAGACCTTTACATCAAGGAGGAAGGCACATACGGCGGCAAGGACGAAGCTGAGGATTTGTCCAACCCCAACCAGTCCTACGCCGCGGAGTCCCGTCCCTTCAAGTGTTCAGTGTGCGAGAAGAGCTACAAGGATCCAGCCACGCTGCGGCAGCATGAGAAGACTCACTGGCTGACGCGGCCCTTCCCTTGCAACATCTGCGGCAAGATGTTCACACAGCGGGGCACCATGACACGGCACATGCGCAGCCACTTAGGGCTCAAGCCCTTTGCTTGCGAGGAATGCGGGATGCGCTTTACCCGGCAGTACCGACTGACAGAGCATATGCGTGTCCACTCAGGAGAAAAACCTTACGAATGTCAACTGTGTGGTGGGAAATTCACCCAGCAGCGCAATCTGATCAGCCACCTGCGAATGCATACCTCTCCCACATAA